AATATCTAAAACCCCAACAAGGAGGATATTTCATCGATGGTACCTTGGGCGGCGGAGGTTACACGGGAGCGTTATCGGAAATCGTCGGTGAGCAGGGAAAAGTTTTAGCGATCGATCTGGATGAACAGGCGATCGCCAATACCGCGCAAAAGAAACTTAATAATGTAATTTTAGTTAAAGATAATTTTGTAAACTTGGCTTCGATCATCGCCGATAATATCGAGGCGGGAAAATTATTCGATGGTTTTGTTCTGGATCTGGGCCTTTCGTCTTTTCAGCTGGCTGATCTGAAGCGCGGGTTTTCTTTTCGCGAAGATTCTCCGCTGGATATGGCTTTCAATTCAACTGGTGATGATCGGCGCACCAGGGCGATAGTGAACGATTGGCACGAGGAGGATTTGGCCAGGATAATTTTCACTTACGGCGAGGAAAAACACGCCCGGCGGATCGCCCGGGGTATTGTCGAACGCCGCCGGGAGGCTGGGATCGAAACGACCGGCGATCTGGTGGAAATAATAAAAAAAGCCATTCCGCGGCGATTGTGGAACGAGCGAGTTCACCCGGCGACCAAAACTTTTCAGGCGCTCCGCATCGCGGTCAATCATGAGTTGGAAAATCTGGAAAAAGTTTTGCCGCAAGCGGTTGCCGCGCTAAAGAGCGGGGGACGCCTGGCGATAATTTCTTTTCATAGCTTGGAAGACCGGATCGTCAAAGATTATTTTAAGAAAGAAAGCCGCGATTGCCTTTGTCCGCCGGAAATACCGATCTGCCGCTGCGGGCACCAAGCATCCTTGAAAATAATCACCAAAAAACCGCTTTTGCCGACCGCCGAAGAAATAAACATCAATCCTCGCAGCCGCAGCGCGAAGATGAGAGTGGCAGAGAAGATATAAACGCATAATCCGAACCTACGAAATACCCGAATACTACGAACGGCTGCGAAACGAATTGAAATTAATACGCCATGTTCGGATAAAAATGTTCGTTGTATTCGTATGTTTCGTAGGTTCGGATTATATTACAAAATAAAAATTAAAATAAAAACCATGACTCAAAAATTCGACGGGGTTTATTCCCAGCAAATCGAAAAAAATCGGCCAGCCTGGCTCAACATCAAAACTTTTAATTTTTTTCTTTTAACTTTGATCGTCGCCGGCGGGTTATATTATGTTACCGGCATCAATGATCTGGTCGTCAAAGGATTCACCATGCAGGAATTAAAAACAAGAGTCGCCTTGCTCCAGGAGGAAAACCAGAAATTAAACGTCGAAACCGCCTCCTTGCAATCTTTCAATAATTTGGCGAAAAGGATCGGTAATTTGAAAATGATCTCGGTGGACAATGTTGATTATCTTAAAGTTGATTCGGGAGTGGCGCTGGCACGATGACAGAGGGCATAGGAACAAAGAGCATAGAGCAGGGGGAATATTCGGGGCACGACCTTACAAACAAGTTTTATTAGTCGATTAGTTAATTGGTTAATTAGTTTTATTATCAAGCGAAGCGAGCGAAATGATTCCGCGCCTCGCGGAAATCATTTCCGAGCGAGCGATGATAAATACTTCGTCCGGTGGCACGCAAGGATACCTTTTAGAAAAGATAGGGCGAGTGCCTGCCCCGCGGTTGAATATCATTTATTGAAAACAAACTTTTTCTAATTATCGAAATTTATTTTTATTACAACTAAGTTCCTAATCAACTAAGCAACTAATGACATTCTTTTGTTATTGAAAATCAAAAATGCGGGCAATGCTAAAAAACAGGCGCGACAATCAAAATTCGACCCACAATAATCGCATTAATATTTTAATCGCGATTGTTTTTTTATTTGGCAGCCTGATCATCGGCCGCCTTTTTTATTTACAAATCGTCCAGCACCGGATGTATAGCGCCCAGGCCGACAGCCAGCAGCAGACTGAGGGCATTTTGATTCCGGAGCGAGGCAAGATTTATTTGATCGATGATCGGGATAAATCAAGCGAACAGGTTTTGTACCCCTTGGCGACCAATCAGCAATTCGCCCTGCTCTTCGCCATTCCGCGGGATATTAAAAGCCCGGCTGAAGCCGAGGATATTGCCGGAAAACTTTGGTTTGTTTTTGATCAGGCTGACGCGGCCAAACAGGTTGATGACAGTCTGGCGCAAAGCGACCAGGCCGAACTCGCCTTCGAGCTGGCTCCGACCTTATCTTTGCCGGCCGCGGAAAAAAAGATCAAAGCCGATCAAATCACCCATCAGCTTGATTTGCTGCATGCCGATAAAACTTGGTTAGCGGTCAGAGCCAAAAAACGCGACGAAGCGCTGGAAAATATCAAAAAAGCGAATATCGCCGTTTACCGGGAAATTTTAGGCCGGAGCGATTCGCAATACGCGCCGTTAAAAAAGAAAGTCAGCGGGGAAGATCTGAAAAGATTTTATTCCTTGTTTCTCGATCAAGACGGCGTGCAGATAATTTTTGATCGCCTGGAGGCTCGAAACGGAAAAATTTATGAAATCTTGCCGGATAATACGCCCCGGGAAGTTCATCCGAACGGGATCTATCATACCATGCAAACCTATCGGTACTATCCGGAAAACGAAGTGGCCGCGCAACTTTTGGGCTTTGTGCGTTCGGAAAATAATACGCTGACGGGAAATTACGGTCTGGAGGGTTTCTTTGACAAGGAATTGTCCGGCGTCAGCGGCTATTTGAAATCCGGCATCGGGGCCGGGTCCAATGTCGGCATTCTTAACGGCCAAGAATATGTCAAACCGATCAATGGCAGTGATCTGATCCTGACCATCGACCGTTCGATCGAATTTTACGCTTGCGAACAATTGAAAGAAGCGGCGCAATTGCATCAGTCCGATTCGGCCAGTTTGGCGGTGGTTAACCCGAGAACCGGAGCGATAATCGCCATGTGTTCTTATCCGGATTTTGATCCGAATAATTACCAGGCCGTAACAGATTTGAATATTTTTAACAATCCCATCGTCTTTCAACAGTACGAACCGGGGTCGGTCTATAAAGCAATAACGATGGGGGCGGCTTTGAACGAAGGCAAGATTACGCCTGATACGACCTATGACGACAAAGGGATGATAATGGAAAAAGGTTGGAAAAAGCCGATCAAGAACGCCGATTTTGACACCGTGGGCGGCCATGGTATTGTTAGTATGACTTATGTCCTGGAACGATCGTTGAATACCGGGGCGATTTTTGCCATGCAGCAGATCGGCGCGCCGACTTTTGCCAAGTATGTGCAAAATTTCGGTTTCGGCGTCCGCACCGGCGTGGAATTGGAATCGGAAAGCCCCGGCAATATCAATAATCTTTTGGTAAAGAAAATAAATAATTTGGACGCGGATACGGCGGCTTTCGGCCAGGGCTTGAGCGTCACGCCCCTGCAAATGCTGATGGCTTACGCGGCGATCGCCAATGGCGGCACCTTAATGAAGCCGTTTGTCGTCAAGGATATCGTTGATGCCGCCGGCAATAGATCGGAAACTAAGCCGACTCCGGTCCGGCAGGTGATTTCGGAAAAATCGGCCAATCTCTTGGCTGGTATGCTTATTTCCGACGTGGAAAGCGGCCATTCGCAATCGGCCAAGATCAGCGGTTATTATGTCGCTGGCAAGACCGGGACGGCTCAAATAGCGATTAAGGGCGGTTATGGCAATGAAACGATCCATACCTTTGTCGGTTTCGCGCCGGCGGACAATCCCCAATTCGTGATGCTCATTAAGTTTGATAATCCCAAGGATTTTCAGTATGCTGATTATACGGCCACCCCGCTATTCAAAACCGTCGCCGATTTCATGCTGAAACATTATCAAGCGCCGAAAGAAAGATAGGAATGAAATTAGAAATTGGAAATTTGAAATTAGTCTATAATCCAATCCTCCAATTTCAACCACAATTTCTAATTTCCAATTTCAAATATGCTAAAAAAAATAATAATTTTAAAACTCAAGTTTCTTGCCAAAGTAATTCTGGCCAAGTATAAACCGAAAATTGTCGGTATCACCGGCAGTGTGGGCAAGACCAGCGCCAAAGAGGCGATTTTTTCCGTTTTAAATTCCAAATTCAAAGTTCGGCGCAGCGAGAAAAATTATAATAACGAATTCGGGCTGCCTTTGAGCATCATCGACGCGGTTTCGCCGGGCAAGAATATTTTCGGCTGGCTTTTGGTTTTTGGGAAAGCGTGCAAGCTGATTTTGATGAAAGATAAGAATTTTCCGGAAATTTTAATTTTGGAAATGGGCGTTGATAAGATCGGCGATATGGATTATCTTTCCAGCATCGTTAAATGCGACGTCGGCGTGGTCACCAATATCGGCCAGGCGCATTTGGAAAGTTTCGGCTCGATTGAAAAGATCCAAAAAGAAAAAGGAAAACTATTGGGCAATCTAAACAAAAACGGCTGGGCGGTTTTAAATTATGACGATGAAAAAACCAGATTCATGGCGAATGAAACCGCGACCAGGATTTTAAGTTTCGGTTTTAAAGAAGGATCTTTGGTCAGGGCCGATAATTTGCGTTTTAAGTTTGAAGAATCGAAAAATTTGGATCATTTGCTCGGCCTGACTTTTAAATTAAGCTATAACGGAGCGATGGTGCCGGTGATCTTGCCTAAAGTTATCGGGCTGCCGGCGGTTTACGCGGCAATAGCCGCGGCAGCAGTGGGGATAAGTATGGAAATGAATTTAGTGGAGATCGCAGCGGCTTTGCAGAATTTTGTTTCGCCGAAAGGCAGGATGAGCCTGATTCCGGGAATAAAAAAGACCATGATCATCGATGATTCTTATAATGCTTCGCCGCAGTCGTCGCTAGCCGCGCTTGATTTCATCGGCCGGATCGAAACCGATGGGCAGTTCCGCCGCGTGGCAATCTTGGGGGATATGCTGGAGCTTGGTTCGTATAGCATTGCCGGGCACAAGGAGGTCGGCGCGGCAATCGCCAAAGCGAAATTCGATCTCTTGATCACGGTCGGCGAGCGTTCCCGCGATATCGGCCGCGGCGCTATTGAGACCGGAATGAGCGAAGAACGAATTTTTCATTTTTCCCATAACCAGGAAGCGGGGATCTTTGCCCAGGATCGGATTAAAGAAGGGGATTTGATTTTTATCAAAGGGTCGCAAGGCGCGCGGATGGAAGAAGTTGTCAAAGAACTTATGGCTGAACCGCTGCGAGCCAATGAACTTTTGGTAAGACAGGGCAAGGAATGGATTTCATAGGAACGAGATCTAGTCAGGTTTGTGAAAATAATATATTTATTATTTATAAATCTGTCAGTTAATTAGTTAATTGGTTAATTAGTTTTTGTGCAACCAAGTTCGTTAATATTATGAAGCATATTTATAGTCAAACTAGTTAACTAATCAACCAATCAACTAAATTAAGTCACAAAACGGCCTTTGCCTCGTTATTGTTTATGAGCGAAGCAATGAATAAAAATGACCCAGGCGTGTTGATGAAGAAAGCCAAGGAGGGCGATGATGAAGCATTCAGCTTGCTTTACGAGGCTTATTTTAGCCCAGTTTTTCGCTATATTTATTTTCGGGTGCAAGATCAGGCGATCGCCGAAGACCTGACCCAGACTGTTTTTTTAAAGGTTTACGAGAAATTGCCGGTTTATGAAGACCAGGATCGTCCGCCGCTGGCCTATTTTTTCACCATTGCCCGGAATAAAGTGATCGATCATTGGCGGAAGAATAAGGAAGTCAAATTGCCTGACGCGGAAAATTTTTTAGCGCAAGTTCCCGATCCCGCCGCTAACGCCGAAGAGCTTCTATCCCGCGCCGGGGCGGAAAAAATGGTCAGCCAGGCTTTGGAAATCTTGTCAGAAGATCAGCGTGAAGCGATTATCTTAAAATTCATCAATGAGCTGTCCAATCGGGAAATAGCCGACCTGCTCGATAAAAACGAAGAGGCGGTCAGGCAGTTGCAGTGCCGGGGATTAAGGAATTTACGCGAATATTTCCAGCGCCTCGAACCAAACTTGTAATAACATTAAATTTTTATAGCTATGACGAATAACGAACAACTGGAAAAAATTATCGCCGAGACTATCAGCCGCGCCGGAAAGAAGATCGAAGCGCCGCGGCCGCTTTTAGCCGAAATAATTAAGAAAGCAAGTGTCACGGAAAATGAAGTCGCCCGTTATAAAGACAGAGGCGAGGAAAAAGGTCGGGCCTCCTTAATAATTAAATTTTTTAATATTATGAATTGGAAAATAGCAATTCCCGTCACCCTGGTTGTCGTTCTGGCTGTTTTTTTCGCCGTAGCGCAGGGCGGGCATAAAGCGGGCGATTTGGCCGTAAAACCGGAGCCGGCGGCTGTCATTTCCGAAGCAGCGCCAGCAACTCTTTTGGCTCAAAGCGCCGATGAATTAACCGCTGATATTTTAGCCGGGATCGACGAAGAAAATTTAACGATTGCCGATGAAGATCTGGATGCGTCATTAATAGACGCTGACAGCGAGGCGATCGATAATTATTTACAATCATATGATGCAAGCCAAATTTAAAAAATCAATTTGCTTGACAGTGGCGGCGCTCATCGGGATGATCTTCCTTTCTCCCTTGGCCGCTATTGCTTGCGACAATTCTTCGGACGCGGCAAAAAAGCCGGCTACGGTCAAGATCGCTACGATCAAGCAGGAAAAAGTAAAAAATAGTTTTTGCGCTGTCTTTACCGATCAGCAAGTCAAGGCTAAAGAGAAATTAGCCGATGGCGCGGGGAAGATCGAAATTAAGCGCGCTCAAAACCTCATCGACCTTAATAAAAAGAGGCTGGATCGCGATGTCAAATTGGCGGAGAAGAAAATGCTTTTAGAGGAAAAGATCGTTAAAAATTTTTCCAAGCTGGAAAAGCGCGCTTCGACTACTGTCGAGAAAGAAGCTCTGGCCGCTTATAAAGCGGCTGTCACCAAGGCGATTTCCGACCGCCGGGAAGCGATTAAGACAGCTATCGATGCTTATCGCGCCGGCATGGATAAGGCCATGGCCGATCGAAAAGCCGCGATCAATCAGGCGACTAAAAATTATAACGACGCGGTTAAGGCCGCTTATGAAAAGGCTAAAACTGATTGCGCGTCAGGTCAAGACGAGAAAACGATCAAGGATACTTTGAAGAAAGCTCTCGCTGTCGCTCATGAAAAACTTGTCAAAGAAAGACAGGGTGTGGAAAAATTGAAGATTGATATCAAGCCGCTGCTGGCCGCGCGCCAAACAGCCATTGCCAAGGCTAATACTGATTTTAAAGCAGCTCTGGAAAAAGCCAAGACCGAATTCAAGACAGCTTTGGGCAAGAAATAGCAATTTAATAAAGAGCAAGTAAAAACTCCGCTTAAAGAAGCGGAGTTTTTGTAAAGCTGGATCAGGCTCGAAACCGCTTTAATGGCAGTCTTTCCGACCAAGGTAAAAGCTGATTATTATGAGATGAAAAAAGGAGTGTCGATTTTGACACTCCCGGTATATTTTTTCGAATTCGGGATGTTATTGCATTTCCGCCAGCTCGGTATTGGCCGATCCCTTGGCCACATCGATCATGGAGAAAACCTCACCTTTTTTCCCGCGCTTCATCTGTTCACGGAGAAACAAGAAGGCCTGCTTCGCACCTTCGGCATAGGGTTCACGGCCATTGATGTTATGAACGATTCTGAAGAACATTATATCGCTTAGGGCAAGGATGTATGAATGCCACCCATGGCCCTCGAGATATTTTTTCGCGACGCCCATTTTATATTGCTCAAAAGGATCACGAACCATCTCAATGCAACCTTCGAGGATTGTGCCAAGAATTTTGAAGTATCCGACCATGGCTTTGGCCGTGCCGCTCGTTTCCTGACCCTTTGATTCCTGATGACTTTCCTTAACCTTCAAGGAAAAACCTTTGAAGGCGTTGGGAAATGTTTCTGCGCCATATTTCAACATGGCTTGCAGGACGACAACCTGCAGGCACATATTTGGCGCGACCACGGCGCAGATTTCCGACCGCTTCACCAGATCAGTAATTTCTTGCAAATCGCCGCCGATGGCCCCCAGGACAAAGGGGATCTTATGGGTGCAGTAGAATTCTACATTGCTCCGGATGCTTTCCGCCCTCTTATCAAGGTCGGCCGAGCGGGAGAAATCAATCGCGTAAACATCCCAGCCGATTGTCCTTTCGTCTTCAACGACAGATGTCCATTTATCCCGTTTAAATAATCCGATTTTGGCGCCGCCGATCGTTACGGTTTTATCGGTTATTTCTGGACCGGTAAACGCTTGGGGAGAGACAAGATAGTCATATAATTTTTCAGTTGCAAGCATTGTTTCGGCCGCCGCGGTCGGCATCTTGCCCGGTAAACCGCTGATAATAACTGCTGATTTCATAATTCATCCGCCTTTCAGGTTAATATTATTGATTGGAATGTACTAAAGTCGTGACTTCGTAATATACCACAAATAACGGTTATGTCAAACGGCCGGTTGGATTTTATTTTTTGCTTATGTTAATATAATTTTATTGATAATTGTAATTAATTAAACGACATTTATTTATGCGGGGAATCATTCTTTCGGGAGGACTAGGAACAAGACTGCGGCCG
This genomic window from Patescibacteria group bacterium contains:
- the rsmH gene encoding 16S rRNA (cytosine(1402)-N(4))-methyltransferase RsmH, whose protein sequence is MEYQHTPVMLKEVMEYLKPQQGGYFIDGTLGGGGYTGALSEIVGEQGKVLAIDLDEQAIANTAQKKLNNVILVKDNFVNLASIIADNIEAGKLFDGFVLDLGLSSFQLADLKRGFSFREDSPLDMAFNSTGDDRRTRAIVNDWHEEDLARIIFTYGEEKHARRIARGIVERRREAGIETTGDLVEIIKKAIPRRLWNERVHPATKTFQALRIAVNHELENLEKVLPQAVAALKSGGRLAIISFHSLEDRIVKDYFKKESRDCLCPPEIPICRCGHQASLKIITKKPLLPTAEEININPRSRSAKMRVAEKI
- a CDS encoding penicillin-binding protein 2 — protein: MLKNRRDNQNSTHNNRINILIAIVFLFGSLIIGRLFYLQIVQHRMYSAQADSQQQTEGILIPERGKIYLIDDRDKSSEQVLYPLATNQQFALLFAIPRDIKSPAEAEDIAGKLWFVFDQADAAKQVDDSLAQSDQAELAFELAPTLSLPAAEKKIKADQITHQLDLLHADKTWLAVRAKKRDEALENIKKANIAVYREILGRSDSQYAPLKKKVSGEDLKRFYSLFLDQDGVQIIFDRLEARNGKIYEILPDNTPREVHPNGIYHTMQTYRYYPENEVAAQLLGFVRSENNTLTGNYGLEGFFDKELSGVSGYLKSGIGAGSNVGILNGQEYVKPINGSDLILTIDRSIEFYACEQLKEAAQLHQSDSASLAVVNPRTGAIIAMCSYPDFDPNNYQAVTDLNIFNNPIVFQQYEPGSVYKAITMGAALNEGKITPDTTYDDKGMIMEKGWKKPIKNADFDTVGGHGIVSMTYVLERSLNTGAIFAMQQIGAPTFAKYVQNFGFGVRTGVELESESPGNINNLLVKKINNLDADTAAFGQGLSVTPLQMLMAYAAIANGGTLMKPFVVKDIVDAAGNRSETKPTPVRQVISEKSANLLAGMLISDVESGHSQSAKISGYYVAGKTGTAQIAIKGGYGNETIHTFVGFAPADNPQFVMLIKFDNPKDFQYADYTATPLFKTVADFMLKHYQAPKER
- a CDS encoding UDP-N-acetylmuramoyl-tripeptide--D-alanyl-D-alanine ligase; this encodes MLKKIIILKLKFLAKVILAKYKPKIVGITGSVGKTSAKEAIFSVLNSKFKVRRSEKNYNNEFGLPLSIIDAVSPGKNIFGWLLVFGKACKLILMKDKNFPEILILEMGVDKIGDMDYLSSIVKCDVGVVTNIGQAHLESFGSIEKIQKEKGKLLGNLNKNGWAVLNYDDEKTRFMANETATRILSFGFKEGSLVRADNLRFKFEESKNLDHLLGLTFKLSYNGAMVPVILPKVIGLPAVYAAIAAAAVGISMEMNLVEIAAALQNFVSPKGRMSLIPGIKKTMIIDDSYNASPQSSLAALDFIGRIETDGQFRRVAILGDMLELGSYSIAGHKEVGAAIAKAKFDLLITVGERSRDIGRGAIETGMSEERIFHFSHNQEAGIFAQDRIKEGDLIFIKGSQGARMEEVVKELMAEPLRANELLVRQGKEWIS
- a CDS encoding RNA polymerase sigma factor; this translates as MNKNDPGVLMKKAKEGDDEAFSLLYEAYFSPVFRYIYFRVQDQAIAEDLTQTVFLKVYEKLPVYEDQDRPPLAYFFTIARNKVIDHWRKNKEVKLPDAENFLAQVPDPAANAEELLSRAGAEKMVSQALEILSEDQREAIILKFINELSNREIADLLDKNEEAVRQLQCRGLRNLREYFQRLEPNL
- a CDS encoding dihydrodipicolinate reductase C-terminal domain-containing protein; the protein is MKSAVIISGLPGKMPTAAAETMLATEKLYDYLVSPQAFTGPEITDKTVTIGGAKIGLFKRDKWTSVVEDERTIGWDVYAIDFSRSADLDKRAESIRSNVEFYCTHKIPFVLGAIGGDLQEITDLVKRSEICAVVAPNMCLQVVVLQAMLKYGAETFPNAFKGFSLKVKESHQESKGQETSGTAKAMVGYFKILGTILEGCIEMVRDPFEQYKMGVAKKYLEGHGWHSYILALSDIMFFRIVHNINGREPYAEGAKQAFLFLREQMKRGKKGEVFSMIDVAKGSANTELAEMQ